Proteins from a single region of candidate division KSB1 bacterium:
- a CDS encoding DUF4287 domain-containing protein: MSTQTSMTHSIYSIHPAVAYAQAIIRNLPDKTGKSIENWIELVNQSGVNGVEERRDWLKKEHKLGSTTAMLIAERSVGKTSEDTDSNEYLKIAEFYVKEMYAGPKSGLRPIHDKLIKLGQSLGNDVKICPCKTIVPFYHQNVFAQIKPTTRTRIDFGLALKKYQDSFSDRLIDTGGIAKGDRITHRFAISSIEDIDDDVKRWFKIAYDLDA, encoded by the coding sequence ATGTCTACGCAAACAAGCATGACCCATTCAATATATAGTATCCATCCTGCTGTAGCTTATGCACAGGCAATTATCAGGAATCTTCCGGATAAGACCGGCAAGTCAATCGAGAATTGGATCGAGCTTGTAAATCAATCCGGGGTAAATGGGGTAGAAGAGCGCCGAGATTGGCTGAAAAAAGAACATAAACTCGGGAGTACAACCGCCATGTTGATTGCGGAACGTTCCGTAGGTAAGACATCCGAAGATACGGATTCAAATGAATATTTAAAGATAGCAGAATTTTATGTGAAGGAAATGTATGCCGGCCCTAAATCCGGACTTCGTCCGATCCATGATAAATTGATCAAGTTAGGCCAGTCTCTTGGCAATGACGTTAAAATATGTCCGTGCAAAACAATCGTACCTTTTTATCACCAAAATGTTTTTGCACAAATTAAGCCCACAACCCGCACGCGGATTGATTTCGGATTAGCATTAAAAAAATACCAGGATTCATTTTCGGATCGATTGATCGATACCGGAGGAATTGCGAAGGGAGATCGTATTACTCACCGATTTGCCATCTCATCAATTGAAGATATTGATGATGATGTGAAAAGATGGTTTAAAATTGCATATGATCTGGATGCTTAG
- the fdrA gene encoding acyl-CoA synthetase FdrA yields MPETITEIRRGAYYDSVVLMQLQASLNSLPGIVNVGVMMGTAINKDILKQNGLLTAEAESAQADDLIISVKGFDQTAVKSALSQIDPLLSKRSGSLDQNYLPKSLGAAAKMLPGANWVLVSVPGQYAADVAFQALRMHKHVFLYSDNVPVKDELSLKKEAASQGLLIMGPDCGTAIINGVGLGFANQIRQGPIGLVGASGTGLQQVSASIHQLGSGITHAIGTGGRDLSKDVGGITAFQALNLLSRDPETKSIVLISKPPSEKIAAKLLQTAMKINKPVVINFIGHIIPPDAKMGNNIHFATSLQETAKLATKLVNSKIDADSSKQIQWAEFTSQKCYVRGLFSGGTLAYETLLILQNYLPAVYSNIPLKKEFKLPESNTSKEHTIIDLGEDEFTVGRPHPMMDNTLRLERLSQEANDPEVAMILLDVVLGHGSHPDPAGELSPAIEKARANAKNTGRELEFVIVLVGTDEDPQDINSQMKQLKDAGAHVETNISSAAKYVGERLQGLSPPEIYPEVDLTVLEQPMKAINVGLMSFTESLQNQAATVVHVDWRPPAGGNEDLIAILQRMKNK; encoded by the coding sequence ATGCCTGAAACAATCACAGAAATTCGCAGGGGTGCTTATTATGATTCTGTTGTTCTAATGCAGTTACAAGCATCCCTTAATTCGCTACCGGGTATCGTGAATGTCGGCGTAATGATGGGAACTGCAATAAACAAAGACATACTAAAGCAAAACGGACTATTAACAGCCGAAGCTGAGTCTGCTCAAGCTGACGATCTCATAATCAGTGTAAAGGGTTTTGATCAAACCGCCGTCAAATCAGCATTAAGTCAAATCGATCCACTTCTATCTAAACGAAGCGGTAGTTTAGATCAAAATTATTTACCCAAAAGCCTCGGAGCAGCAGCCAAGATGTTACCAGGCGCAAATTGGGTACTTGTTTCTGTACCTGGGCAATATGCTGCTGATGTCGCTTTTCAAGCACTTCGCATGCATAAACATGTCTTTCTATATAGTGACAATGTTCCCGTAAAAGACGAACTCTCTCTAAAGAAAGAGGCTGCAAGCCAGGGCTTATTGATTATGGGTCCGGATTGCGGAACTGCGATTATCAATGGAGTCGGCCTTGGCTTTGCCAATCAAATCAGGCAAGGACCCATAGGACTTGTGGGAGCTTCAGGAACCGGTTTGCAGCAGGTATCTGCCTCGATCCATCAATTGGGCAGCGGGATTACTCATGCTATAGGAACCGGAGGAAGAGATCTAAGTAAGGACGTTGGTGGCATAACCGCATTCCAGGCCCTTAACCTACTAAGTCGTGATCCCGAAACAAAGAGTATCGTTCTCATCTCAAAACCGCCTTCAGAAAAGATTGCCGCTAAATTGTTACAAACTGCTATGAAAATCAATAAACCTGTTGTGATCAATTTCATCGGACATATTATTCCCCCCGATGCAAAAATGGGTAATAATATTCACTTTGCAACATCTTTGCAAGAAACAGCAAAACTAGCTACTAAACTTGTTAATTCCAAGATCGATGCCGATTCATCTAAACAAATTCAATGGGCTGAATTCACTTCACAGAAATGCTATGTCCGGGGATTGTTTTCCGGTGGCACCTTAGCTTATGAAACATTGCTCATTCTGCAAAATTATTTACCCGCTGTATATTCTAATATTCCGTTGAAGAAAGAATTCAAGTTACCGGAATCAAATACAAGCAAAGAGCATACGATCATCGATCTGGGTGAAGATGAATTTACAGTCGGACGCCCCCATCCAATGATGGATAATACTCTTCGTTTAGAACGTCTCTCTCAGGAAGCTAACGATCCCGAGGTTGCCATGATCCTTTTGGATGTGGTCCTGGGTCATGGATCCCACCCGGATCCTGCCGGTGAATTATCTCCTGCTATTGAAAAGGCTCGCGCTAACGCCAAAAATACCGGACGAGAGTTAGAATTCGTGATAGTATTGGTTGGCACAGATGAGGACCCCCAGGATATAAACTCACAAATGAAACAATTAAAAGATGCCGGCGCACATGTTGAGACTAATATTAGTTCTGCAGCCAAATATGTCGGCGAGCGTTTGCAGGGTTTATCACCTCCGGAAATTTATCCGGAAGTTGATTTAACTGTTCTTGAGCAGCCGATGAAAGCCATCAATGTCGGATTGATGTCGTTCACCGAGAGCCTTCAGAATCAAGCAGCAACAGTTGTGCATGTAGATTGGCGCCCACCGGCGGGAGGCAA